A window of Fictibacillus halophilus contains these coding sequences:
- a CDS encoding YwdI family protein: protein MNISVSQFAKKIEKHVAEMKRLDENSPKLREHVSAIQTLCELMLEADDDDSSVDVKGWVPSYPVQKPASLVTAPPPAKKHQKSMMDFDMDYEDDDQDEKDGNGDSIFDF, encoded by the coding sequence ATGAATATATCAGTAAGTCAGTTTGCAAAAAAAATAGAAAAGCATGTTGCTGAGATGAAAAGATTGGACGAAAACTCTCCTAAACTGCGCGAACATGTATCAGCCATTCAAACATTGTGCGAATTAATGCTAGAAGCGGATGACGATGATTCAAGTGTTGACGTAAAAGGCTGGGTACCGTCTTATCCCGTTCAAAAACCAGCAAGTCTAGTAACCGCTCCTCCTCCCGCAAAAAAACATCAAAAGTCTATGATGGACTTTGATATGGACTATGAGGATGACGATCAAGACGAAAAAGACGGCAACGGAGACTCTATTTTTGATTTTTAA
- a CDS encoding beta-class carbonic anhydrase gives MSVLNEILAFNHQFVENKEYEPFQTTKFPDKGLVIVSCMDTRLTELLPSAMNIKNGDVKVIKSAGAVISHPFGSIMRSILVAIYELKAEEVMVIGHYDCGMSNVNADGLLAKMKDRGIEESTFDTLKYSGLDLKKWVQGFDSVEDSVRNSVQLVKNHPLLPEDIKVHGLVIDPATGRLDLVERGE, from the coding sequence ATGTCCGTACTTAACGAAATCTTAGCGTTCAATCACCAATTTGTTGAAAACAAAGAATACGAACCTTTCCAAACTACTAAATTTCCTGATAAAGGACTTGTTATCGTGTCTTGTATGGATACGCGCCTGACTGAATTGTTGCCAAGTGCGATGAATATTAAGAACGGTGATGTAAAAGTTATCAAATCGGCTGGAGCGGTTATCTCGCATCCATTCGGTTCTATTATGAGAAGTATCCTTGTGGCCATCTATGAACTAAAAGCAGAAGAAGTTATGGTCATCGGTCACTATGACTGCGGAATGAGCAATGTAAACGCGGATGGATTGCTTGCCAAGATGAAAGACCGTGGCATTGAAGAGTCGACGTTTGACACGTTAAAATATTCTGGACTCGATTTGAAGAAATGGGTTCAAGGGTTTGACAGTGTTGAGGACTCTGTGAGAAACAGTGTGCAACTTGTGAAAAATCACCCGTTGCTTCCTGAAGATATTAAAGTGCACGGTCTCGTTATCGATCCGGCTACAGGAAGACTTGATCTTGTGGAACGCGGAGAATAG
- a CDS encoding bifunctional metallophosphatase/5'-nucleotidase: MKKTLSALALALGLTPIGAGVHAEEHAIQKQKGRYLDVQLLGVNDFHGQIDITRKVAGESVGRADYLASYLKMRERENPNTLLVHAGDMVGASSPTSALLQDEPTVEIMNKMGFDVGALGNHEFDEGVDEMMRLIDGGTHDKTGYFEGADFPYVAANVIDKKTKENILPPYVVKKVKGVNIGIIGVVFSDTPDIVIPSGTAGVEFIDEAEAINKAVKSLKKKGVKSIVVLAHNPVEQSATGEVSGELVDMANKVDDEVDVMFGAHNHRNVNAVVDNKLLVQAFSYGTAFADVDLKIDRRTKDIVKSKAEVVTVLQKGVTPDSSITKIIKQAEDQVAPIINEVVGKTDQLLSGTEAYNGESVLGNVIADSMTEQTGTDFAFMNPGGIRDVINPGEVTWGELFNVQPFGNDLVTMTLTGAQIKELFESQWATDKEKMLQISGLKATFDLSKPVGDRTVSMVKKDGTPIEAEQEYTVTVNNFMAGGGDGYTVLLEGKNPTVSVTDLEALVNYFKNRDTVSAQIEGRITKINP; encoded by the coding sequence ATGAAAAAGACATTATCAGCTTTAGCACTTGCTTTAGGATTAACACCAATCGGCGCAGGCGTACATGCAGAGGAACACGCCATCCAAAAACAAAAGGGACGTTACTTAGATGTTCAACTGCTTGGAGTAAATGACTTTCATGGACAGATTGATATTACACGTAAAGTGGCAGGGGAATCTGTTGGACGCGCAGACTATCTAGCAAGCTATTTAAAGATGAGAGAAAGAGAGAACCCTAACACGCTTTTAGTGCATGCAGGCGATATGGTAGGAGCGAGCTCTCCGACATCTGCATTGCTGCAGGACGAGCCGACAGTAGAGATCATGAATAAGATGGGCTTTGATGTAGGGGCACTAGGAAACCATGAGTTTGATGAAGGCGTAGATGAGATGATGCGTTTGATAGACGGTGGAACTCATGATAAGACGGGTTATTTTGAAGGTGCGGACTTTCCTTATGTGGCTGCTAATGTCATAGATAAAAAGACGAAGGAAAATATCCTTCCTCCTTATGTGGTTAAGAAGGTTAAAGGTGTAAACATTGGCATCATCGGAGTGGTTTTCTCTGATACGCCGGATATCGTCATTCCAAGTGGAACGGCAGGCGTTGAATTTATAGATGAAGCAGAAGCAATTAATAAAGCTGTGAAATCTCTTAAGAAAAAAGGCGTAAAGTCTATTGTTGTTCTAGCACATAATCCCGTTGAGCAATCAGCGACCGGAGAAGTGTCTGGTGAACTCGTGGATATGGCAAACAAAGTAGACGATGAAGTTGACGTAATGTTTGGCGCGCACAATCATAGAAATGTGAACGCTGTAGTAGATAACAAGCTGCTCGTACAAGCTTTCTCTTACGGAACAGCCTTTGCAGATGTGGATCTTAAAATTGACCGCCGCACAAAAGATATCGTAAAAAGTAAAGCAGAAGTCGTTACAGTATTGCAAAAAGGTGTAACACCGGATTCTAGTATTACAAAAATTATTAAGCAAGCCGAAGACCAAGTGGCACCAATCATCAATGAAGTCGTAGGGAAAACGGATCAACTGCTATCAGGAACAGAAGCGTATAATGGTGAGTCTGTGTTAGGAAATGTGATCGCAGATTCTATGACAGAACAGACGGGTACGGATTTTGCGTTTATGAATCCAGGTGGTATTCGTGATGTGATCAACCCGGGTGAAGTGACATGGGGAGAACTTTTTAACGTGCAGCCGTTTGGGAACGATTTGGTCACGATGACGTTAACAGGTGCACAGATCAAAGAACTTTTTGAATCTCAATGGGCAACGGATAAAGAGAAAATGCTTCAGATTTCTGGTCTGAAAGCTACGTTTGATCTTTCGAAACCAGTTGGCGATCGAACAGTTTCTATGGTTAAGAAAGATGGAACACCGATTGAAGCAGAGCAAGAATATACCGTAACCGTAAACAATTTTATGGCTGGCGGCGGTGATGGTTATACCGTTTTATTAGAAGGAAAGAATCCAACAGTAAGTGTTACGGATCTTGAAGCGCTAGTGAATTATTTTAAAAATCGCGATACCGTATCCGCACAGATTGAAGGACGAATTACGAAGATCAATCCTTAA
- a CDS encoding YajQ family cyclic di-GMP-binding protein — protein sequence MAKESSFDIVSQVDLSEVDNAINIATKEITTRYDFKGSKSEITLDKSSEELVLVSDDEYKLEQLKDVLITKLIKRGVPTKNLDYSKVEQASGGTVRQRAKLVTGIDKDNAKKINVLIKNSGLKVKSQVQDDQVRVTAKSRDDLQQIIALVKEANLPIDVQFINYR from the coding sequence ATGGCTAAAGAAAGTTCATTTGATATCGTTTCACAAGTAGATCTATCAGAAGTAGACAACGCAATCAATATCGCGACAAAAGAAATTACAACTCGTTATGATTTCAAGGGTAGTAAAAGTGAGATCACACTAGACAAATCTAGTGAAGAGCTCGTTTTAGTTTCTGATGACGAGTACAAGCTAGAGCAGCTAAAAGACGTTTTGATCACAAAGCTGATCAAGCGCGGTGTGCCAACAAAAAACTTAGATTACAGCAAGGTTGAGCAAGCTTCAGGCGGAACTGTTCGCCAACGTGCAAAGCTTGTAACTGGAATTGATAAAGACAACGCAAAAAAAATCAATGTGCTGATCAAGAATTCTGGACTAAAAGTGAAAAGCCAAGTTCAAGATGATCAAGTTCGTGTAACAGCAAAGAGCCGAGACGATCTGCAGCAGATTATTGCGCTAGTTAAAGAAGCAAACCTGCCGATTGATGTGCAGTTCATCAATTACAGATAA
- a CDS encoding NAD(P)/FAD-dependent oxidoreductase, with product MNLHNGQLYWPETYTNTGQYPVLEEDISCDVLIVGGGMAGALCAHVLGQEKELDVVLIDRRHPGAGSSSANTGLLQFSSDKMLHELIEQQGEQDAVYFYQLCLQALEDLKKMTSGLSEDPEFREQKSLYYASSPEDTLKLQREYEALKKYDFPVEYLEPQEISSRFPFSKPAALVTSGDADVNPYKCVQILLKDAAASGVRIFEQTPLIRKTKTVHGFTCESEKGTISARYVIFATGYENDFLAQQLGADLNRSYAIVTEPLPSLKTWYEEWMIWETKRPYLYMRTTKDGRIVAGGLDEDKAEAPLNEGLIEERGERILQKIKEHFPDLSPKISHSWCATFGESHDGLPYIGEHPNRLGEYYCLGFGGNGTVYSMLGATIIKDLITKGFHPASRLFTIARAVSL from the coding sequence ATGAATTTACACAATGGTCAGCTCTATTGGCCTGAAACCTATACAAACACGGGTCAGTACCCGGTTCTTGAAGAAGATATATCGTGTGATGTACTAATTGTTGGTGGAGGCATGGCAGGTGCGCTTTGTGCCCATGTGCTCGGTCAAGAAAAGGAATTAGATGTTGTATTGATCGATAGAAGGCACCCCGGTGCAGGAAGCTCATCAGCAAACACAGGGCTTTTGCAATTCTCAAGTGATAAGATGCTTCACGAACTCATTGAACAGCAAGGTGAACAGGACGCCGTCTATTTCTATCAGCTTTGTTTACAAGCGTTAGAAGATTTGAAGAAGATGACGTCTGGATTATCCGAAGACCCTGAATTCCGTGAACAGAAGAGCTTGTATTATGCTAGCTCTCCAGAAGATACGTTAAAACTCCAGCGTGAATACGAGGCGTTAAAGAAGTACGATTTTCCAGTTGAGTACTTAGAGCCTCAAGAGATTTCTTCACGTTTTCCTTTTTCGAAACCCGCCGCTCTCGTTACGAGTGGTGATGCAGATGTGAACCCGTACAAGTGTGTACAGATCTTACTAAAGGATGCAGCTGCTTCAGGAGTTAGAATCTTTGAACAAACACCTCTTATTCGTAAAACCAAAACCGTTCACGGCTTTACCTGCGAATCCGAAAAAGGCACCATTTCAGCGCGCTATGTTATCTTTGCGACTGGTTATGAGAACGACTTTTTAGCTCAGCAATTAGGAGCGGACCTAAACCGTTCGTATGCCATCGTAACAGAACCACTTCCATCACTGAAAACGTGGTATGAAGAATGGATGATTTGGGAGACGAAACGCCCTTACCTTTATATGAGAACGACTAAGGATGGAAGAATCGTTGCCGGCGGTCTTGATGAAGACAAAGCAGAAGCGCCGTTAAATGAAGGACTTATCGAAGAGCGCGGTGAGCGTATTCTCCAAAAGATCAAAGAACATTTTCCGGATCTATCGCCAAAAATTTCTCATTCTTGGTGTGCCACATTTGGTGAGTCGCATGACGGACTGCCATATATCGGTGAACACCCGAACCGTCTTGGCGAGTATTATTGTTTAGGTTTTGGCGGTAACGGTACTGTCTACAGCATGTTAGGCGCAACCATCATCAAAGACTTAATCACAAAAGGCTTCCACCCCGCTTCACGTCTGTTCACGATTGCACGCGCTGTAAGTTTATAA
- a CDS encoding alpha/beta fold hydrolase translates to MLHYKTYTHEKNHQWVIFVHGAGGSSSIWYKQLREFKQHFNILLVDLRGHGKSQSDKFLLKKYSFKEVSLDVLEVMDHLKIQKAHFVGISLGTILIQTIAELYPDRVASMTLGGAVTKMNFRSRFLIAMGNLCKSFIPYMWLYSLFAWVIMPKKRHEASRSLFIGEAKKLCQKEFKRWFKLTLKINPFLQSLRKKEIPIPTLYIMGEEDYMFLPPIQAFIDKKKHSKLLTIKDCGHVCNVDQPELFNKSSIEFIRKQIAAAPNAS, encoded by the coding sequence TTGCTTCATTACAAAACGTACACACACGAAAAAAATCATCAATGGGTGATTTTTGTCCATGGAGCTGGGGGCAGTTCATCCATATGGTATAAACAGCTAAGAGAATTTAAACAACATTTTAATATTTTGCTTGTGGATCTAAGAGGTCACGGTAAATCACAATCTGATAAATTTTTATTAAAAAAATATTCGTTTAAAGAGGTCAGCCTTGATGTGCTTGAAGTGATGGATCATTTAAAAATCCAAAAAGCTCATTTCGTAGGGATTTCTTTGGGGACGATTTTAATTCAAACGATCGCAGAGCTTTACCCTGATCGGGTTGCTTCCATGACGCTTGGGGGTGCGGTGACAAAGATGAATTTCCGCTCAAGGTTCTTAATCGCGATGGGCAATCTTTGTAAGTCGTTCATTCCATACATGTGGCTGTACAGCTTATTTGCTTGGGTGATCATGCCGAAAAAGAGACACGAAGCTTCACGTTCTTTGTTTATTGGAGAAGCCAAAAAGCTTTGTCAAAAAGAATTCAAGAGATGGTTTAAGCTTACATTAAAAATTAATCCATTTTTGCAAAGTCTGCGTAAAAAAGAGATACCGATTCCAACGCTTTACATCATGGGTGAGGAAGATTATATGTTCTTACCACCGATTCAGGCGTTCATCGATAAGAAGAAGCATTCGAAGCTTTTAACCATTAAAGATTGCGGACATGTATGTAATGTTGACCAGCCAGAGCTTTTTAACAAAAGTTCGATTGAGTTTATTCGTAAGCAGATTGCTGCTGCACCGAATGCGTCTTAA
- a CDS encoding lysophospholipid acyltransferase family protein, translating into MRTIIWFIYFWGVLLKLIPSLNRVKKFYKAGKIEERDRLVDQKVKEWSTSLVKLSGTRVTVSGEENIPKDTAVLFVSNHQGNFDIPILLGYIQKPKAFISKIEVKKMPFIGTWMEQLNCLFMDRKNVRQSVQAINEGAKLLKNGTSLVIFPEGTRSKGNEMSEFKAGSFKLATKSGVPIIPVTINGSYKIMEQQKFWIKPADVHLTVHPPIYPDQHQDAKELARLSEEIIKNGVKKAVS; encoded by the coding sequence GTGAGAACGATTATTTGGTTTATTTATTTTTGGGGAGTTTTATTAAAGTTGATTCCCTCATTAAACCGTGTAAAAAAGTTTTATAAAGCTGGAAAGATAGAAGAGCGTGACCGGTTGGTTGACCAGAAAGTAAAAGAGTGGTCAACATCGCTCGTTAAACTTAGTGGAACACGTGTTACAGTAAGCGGTGAGGAAAACATCCCGAAAGACACAGCTGTTCTTTTTGTCAGCAATCATCAAGGTAACTTCGATATTCCAATTCTTTTAGGCTATATCCAAAAACCAAAAGCCTTCATCTCAAAGATCGAGGTCAAGAAGATGCCTTTTATTGGGACATGGATGGAGCAGTTAAACTGTTTGTTCATGGACCGTAAGAATGTAAGGCAGTCTGTGCAAGCGATCAATGAAGGAGCTAAACTGCTGAAGAACGGAACATCTCTTGTTATTTTTCCTGAGGGAACGAGAAGTAAAGGCAACGAAATGTCAGAGTTTAAAGCAGGAAGTTTTAAACTAGCGACTAAATCTGGTGTGCCGATCATTCCCGTTACGATTAACGGTTCTTATAAAATTATGGAACAACAAAAGTTTTGGATCAAGCCAGCGGACGTTCACCTTACTGTTCATCCACCGATCTATCCAGATCAACATCAAGATGCAAAAGAATTAGCAAGGTTGTCAGAGGAAATTATCAAGAACGGTGTAAAAAAAGCCGTTTCTTAA
- a CDS encoding helix-turn-helix domain-containing protein: MTFSEKLFKLRKQNGLSQEALAEQLNTTRQAISKWENGQGFPETEKLLMLGNIFEVSIDYLLKDTVEQSNENGYYVSKEMAEGYLLSQNKVSKYLALGFSLVIFSSIPYFLFKEEPITFTLLTILIAVLGIGTITAGIIKEDRYSLLKKEMLIFDQHSLKDLKIRYEEIKKKYTAVMMIGICSIVGGAIFFLIVKKEWVEVDVLIPYTPIVIALIGIGVYILVRTLSIIDAYRILVKNEEHVNTLNNSLMKKVKRKINHF, from the coding sequence ATGACATTCAGTGAAAAACTTTTTAAGCTTAGAAAACAAAATGGCCTCTCGCAAGAAGCACTGGCCGAACAATTAAACACGACTAGGCAAGCAATTAGTAAATGGGAAAACGGGCAGGGCTTTCCTGAAACGGAAAAACTATTGATGCTCGGTAACATTTTTGAAGTCTCCATTGATTACTTATTGAAAGATACTGTTGAGCAGAGTAATGAAAATGGATATTATGTGAGCAAAGAGATGGCAGAAGGATATCTACTATCTCAAAACAAAGTTTCCAAATACCTTGCCCTTGGATTTAGTCTTGTTATCTTTTCATCAATCCCTTACTTCTTATTTAAGGAAGAGCCGATCACTTTTACCCTTTTAACGATACTAATAGCCGTTCTCGGAATCGGAACCATTACAGCTGGGATCATAAAAGAAGATCGATACAGCTTACTTAAGAAAGAAATGCTGATTTTTGACCAACATTCTTTAAAAGATTTGAAAATCAGATACGAAGAGATTAAGAAAAAGTATACCGCAGTGATGATGATCGGAATTTGTTCTATTGTCGGAGGAGCCATCTTCTTTTTGATCGTTAAAAAAGAATGGGTGGAGGTAGACGTTTTAATTCCGTACACCCCGATCGTTATTGCACTAATCGGCATAGGGGTCTACATTTTGGTTCGAACTCTATCCATCATTGATGCTTATCGAATATTGGTCAAAAACGAGGAGCATGTGAACACTCTAAATAATAGTTTGATGAAAAAAGTGAAGAGGAAAATCAATCATTTTTAA
- a CDS encoding YvrJ family protein, translating into MEMVGASEWLNLVNLLGNVGFPIVIAGYLLFQFERRIQSLEGIIRELHSELVEKEELERKIDQYVRLLDSERQQPKKR; encoded by the coding sequence ATGGAAATGGTCGGAGCAAGTGAATGGTTAAACTTAGTTAATCTCCTCGGTAATGTGGGCTTCCCTATCGTCATTGCTGGCTACTTGCTTTTTCAGTTTGAGAGGCGTATTCAGAGTTTAGAGGGAATCATACGAGAACTTCACTCTGAATTAGTAGAGAAAGAGGAGCTTGAGCGTAAGATCGATCAATACGTCCGATTGCTTGACAGCGAACGTCAGCAGCCGAAAAAACGTTAG
- the gerQ gene encoding spore coat protein GerQ, which produces MNNFNPYGQDYYRQQNGMGMMGGGMGGMAGMGVPQDMAQSQQAPGMGGGPLQDIGAPGQLPLEQSYIENILRMNKGKVATVYMTFENNEKWNAKVFKGIIEAAGRDHIILSDPQTGKRYLLLMVYVNYVTFDEEINYSYPYGTQQQQQQGGQMSQYSPR; this is translated from the coding sequence ATGAACAACTTTAATCCGTACGGCCAAGATTATTATCGACAGCAGAATGGAATGGGTATGATGGGTGGCGGCATGGGAGGAATGGCAGGCATGGGCGTTCCACAAGACATGGCCCAAAGTCAGCAGGCACCAGGAATGGGCGGCGGCCCTCTTCAAGATATTGGTGCACCCGGGCAGCTTCCGCTTGAGCAGTCCTACATCGAAAATATTTTAAGGATGAACAAAGGGAAAGTCGCGACCGTTTATATGACCTTTGAGAACAATGAAAAATGGAACGCTAAAGTTTTTAAAGGAATTATTGAAGCAGCTGGCCGCGATCACATCATCTTAAGCGATCCGCAAACAGGTAAACGTTATCTACTATTAATGGTATATGTAAACTATGTCACGTTTGATGAAGAGATCAACTATAGCTATCCATATGGCACGCAACAGCAGCAACAGCAAGGCGGTCAAATGTCACAATACAGCCCTCGTTGA
- a CDS encoding DUF423 domain-containing protein yields the protein MKLFLILGAIHAMLAVMLGAFGAHALEAKLNARNMLNVYQTGVQYHMYHALALLVVGVLLGKFPASTLLTGAGWSFFIGILLFSGSLYALSTTGMKFFGPITPLGGVAFIVGWVLLIIAVVKA from the coding sequence ATGAAGCTTTTTCTTATATTAGGTGCGATTCACGCGATGCTTGCAGTTATGCTTGGAGCTTTCGGGGCACATGCACTCGAGGCTAAATTAAATGCAAGAAACATGTTAAATGTATACCAAACTGGGGTTCAATATCACATGTATCATGCGTTGGCATTGTTAGTCGTTGGTGTTTTACTTGGGAAATTTCCAGCTTCAACACTATTAACAGGAGCAGGGTGGTCATTTTTTATCGGTATACTGCTTTTCTCTGGAAGTCTATATGCCCTCTCAACCACAGGGATGAAATTCTTTGGTCCTATTACACCGCTTGGCGGCGTAGCATTCATCGTTGGTTGGGTTCTGTTGATCATCGCTGTTGTAAAAGCATAA
- a CDS encoding general stress protein, whose amino-acid sequence MVKPIVHEFNSQQELIAAASDLKARGIHEDNLYVLSHEKDDTKDLAHEADVNTIGLKEEGLGTALSNVFESRGDELRNKMTELGLSDVEADQYEKKLDMGKILLFVKEEDKVNTLP is encoded by the coding sequence ATGGTAAAACCTATCGTACATGAATTTAACTCTCAACAAGAATTAATTGCAGCTGCAAGTGATTTGAAAGCTCGAGGTATTCACGAAGACAACTTATACGTATTATCCCACGAAAAGGATGACACAAAAGATCTCGCTCATGAAGCGGATGTTAATACAATCGGTTTAAAAGAAGAAGGACTCGGCACGGCACTCAGCAATGTATTTGAGTCCAGAGGCGATGAGCTTCGCAACAAGATGACAGAATTAGGGTTATCTGATGTAGAAGCAGATCAATATGAAAAGAAGCTCGACATGGGTAAGATTTTATTGTTTGTAAAAGAAGAAGATAAAGTAAATACTCTGCCATAA
- a CDS encoding carbohydrate-binding module family 20 domain-containing protein, with amino-acid sequence MAQRRDLENLNAAKAVGPFYNQIIAAYPTWYYDISVPTGKALEFRFIKKDSAGNVVWESETNHTFTTPSSG; translated from the coding sequence ATGGCACAACGACGAGATTTAGAAAACTTGAATGCCGCCAAAGCAGTAGGACCATTTTACAATCAAATCATCGCAGCGTATCCGACATGGTACTACGACATCAGCGTGCCCACGGGTAAAGCACTAGAATTCAGGTTCATCAAAAAAGATTCCGCAGGAAATGTAGTCTGGGAAAGTGAAACAAATCATACGTTCACCACCCCATCTTCAGGATAA
- a CDS encoding cell wall hydrolase produces the protein MAVIKATNKDIDLLARLIRAEAEGEGDQGMLLVGNTGVNRIRSNCLDFKNIRTMQQMVFQRPGGFEATIKGYFYQGARENERRLAKRVINGQRFHPARNSLWFFDPSGPCPATWYNQPRAGSFKAHCFYQPKQSDCPNVFNTF, from the coding sequence TTGGCAGTCATTAAAGCTACAAATAAGGATATTGACTTGCTCGCACGTCTCATACGTGCTGAAGCTGAGGGTGAAGGCGATCAAGGCATGCTGCTTGTAGGTAATACCGGGGTGAACCGGATTCGCTCCAACTGTCTTGATTTTAAAAATATCCGAACTATGCAGCAGATGGTGTTTCAGCGTCCAGGCGGATTTGAAGCGACCATTAAAGGATATTTTTATCAAGGCGCGCGAGAGAATGAGAGAAGGTTAGCCAAAAGGGTTATTAACGGTCAGCGTTTTCATCCCGCTCGAAACTCGTTATGGTTTTTTGATCCAAGCGGTCCTTGTCCCGCAACTTGGTACAATCAACCGCGAGCAGGAAGCTTCAAGGCGCACTGTTTTTATCAGCCTAAACAAAGCGATTGTCCAAATGTGTTTAACACCTTTTAG
- a CDS encoding SLAP domain-containing protein yields the protein MQKLEFESAWDKTIAHQDREEIKRVFSELSAEEHVRQQAVILKTAYNHKEEFLVTVLVNNYSTEPLSLIGKKVLYQEEGYTIGEMDSRYTLEIPPETSMPWTFIFPAASLRRNPSREYGKLIIM from the coding sequence TTGCAAAAACTGGAGTTTGAATCTGCATGGGACAAGACTATTGCCCACCAAGACAGAGAAGAGATAAAACGGGTCTTCTCTGAATTAAGTGCTGAAGAACATGTGAGACAGCAGGCTGTAATTTTGAAAACAGCTTATAATCATAAGGAAGAATTTTTAGTGACGGTGCTTGTAAATAATTATTCAACAGAGCCTTTATCTTTGATCGGCAAAAAAGTGCTGTATCAAGAAGAGGGGTATACGATCGGTGAAATGGATTCCCGTTATACGTTAGAAATTCCTCCGGAAACGAGTATGCCTTGGACGTTTATTTTTCCAGCAGCATCACTAAGAAGAAATCCATCTCGAGAATATGGAAAATTAATCATCATGTAA